From Gammaproteobacteria bacterium, a single genomic window includes:
- a CDS encoding carbonic anhydrase (macrophage inducible 5; Mig-5): protein MTTKKKLFIVSIAVLLVILLLAWKNEQNAVKQKPLTQEQQQAKTPQEVLLRLKAGNQRFIEENTKEANFSNIIHASKGAQFPAAIILSCIDSRVPPEIVFDQAIGNIFVSRVAGSVLNEDAIAGMEYSTHVTGAKLIVIMGHEDCGAIESACKGVKLGHMTQLLAKITPAITQSQLEMPNASCAEARYIDLITKNNVLDVMKEIPQQSDIIRQDIADGKVMIVGAIYHVKNGNVEFLT, encoded by the coding sequence ATGACCACAAAGAAAAAATTATTCATCGTTTCAATTGCTGTGTTACTCGTTATTTTGTTACTAGCATGGAAAAACGAGCAAAATGCGGTCAAGCAAAAACCATTGACTCAAGAGCAACAACAAGCAAAAACACCCCAAGAAGTGCTTCTTCGTCTAAAAGCAGGCAATCAACGCTTTATAGAAGAAAACACCAAAGAAGCAAACTTCAGTAATATTATTCACGCCTCAAAAGGCGCTCAATTTCCAGCTGCCATAATATTAAGCTGTATTGATTCACGCGTTCCTCCTGAAATTGTTTTTGATCAAGCGATTGGCAATATTTTTGTTTCTCGAGTTGCAGGTAGCGTTTTAAATGAAGATGCTATTGCAGGCATGGAATATTCTACCCATGTGACCGGCGCCAAACTTATTGTCATCATGGGCCATGAAGATTGTGGCGCCATAGAGTCTGCTTGCAAAGGCGTTAAGCTCGGACATATGACACAACTACTCGCAAAAATTACTCCTGCTATAACTCAATCTCAACTTGAGATGCCCAATGCCAGCTGCGCTGAAGCCCGTTACATTGATTTGATTACCAAAAATAATGTGCTAGACGTGATGAAAGAAATTCCACAGCAAAGTGATATTATCCGTCAAGATATTGCAGATGGAAAGGTGATGATTGTGGGTGCAATATATCATGTAAAAAATGGGAATGTAGAGTTTTTGACTTAA